A part of Streptomyces sp. NBC_01210 genomic DNA contains:
- a CDS encoding chaplin, with amino-acid sequence MKIRSMVAAAGLVACALLGGAGAAVADSGANGVATGSPGIVSGNVIQVPIQVPINLCGNSIDIIGLLNAASGNTCVNG; translated from the coding sequence ATGAAAATCCGATCAATGGTTGCCGCTGCCGGCCTGGTTGCCTGCGCGCTCCTGGGCGGCGCCGGTGCCGCCGTCGCCGACAGCGGGGCCAACGGCGTCGCCACAGGCTCCCCGGGCATCGTCTCGGGCAACGTGATCCAGGTTCCGATCCAGGTCCCGATCAACCTCTGCGGCAACAGCATCGACATCATCGGGCTGCTGAACGCGGCATCCGGCAACACCTGCGTCAACGGCTGA
- a CDS encoding glycoside hydrolase domain-containing protein has protein sequence MSHPHRTLRRFLALAAAGVLGAGAALAFAPPVAAEPATPVAYPAGASATRYSGLAFDTCTAPPLSAIQAWSASPYRAVGVYIGGISRTCAQPELTASWVTSVSALKWRLLPIYKGLQPPCGGRPTDAKISRAAATARGQGTAAAADAVAKAKALGMQPGSAVYNDIEQYTQTDATCRTGVLAFVSAWTKELHRVGYVSGVYMNLNFGAKQLSDVFTSTSYARPDALWIARFDGVDSLKTWTGIADSTWAVHQRAKQFKGDHDETYGGVTINIDTDRLDAPVATVAYTYTATSSTTLNARTGPSTGYPAAASHAPGSALKVVCQAPGSTVGTTAVWDKLSDGTYVTDYYVSTPSNTGYSAPLPRCTYPYQTTAGGGLAEHTGAGTSSAVRGTSPNGSLAWMVCQRSGSAVGTTKIWDRLDNDRYVSDYYVATPSNTTYSKPAPRC, from the coding sequence ATGTCCCATCCGCACCGCACCCTTCGAAGATTCCTCGCCCTCGCGGCGGCCGGCGTGCTGGGCGCCGGCGCCGCGCTCGCCTTCGCTCCGCCCGTCGCCGCCGAACCGGCGACACCGGTCGCCTATCCCGCGGGAGCGAGCGCGACCCGGTACTCCGGACTGGCCTTCGACACCTGTACGGCACCGCCGCTGTCGGCAATCCAGGCGTGGAGCGCATCCCCGTACCGCGCTGTCGGTGTGTACATCGGGGGCATAAGCCGTACCTGCGCCCAGCCGGAACTGACCGCGTCATGGGTGACGTCCGTATCGGCGCTGAAGTGGCGTCTGCTGCCCATCTACAAGGGCCTGCAACCGCCTTGCGGCGGCAGGCCCACCGACGCCAAGATCAGCCGGGCCGCCGCGACCGCCAGGGGCCAGGGCACCGCGGCGGCCGCCGACGCCGTCGCCAAGGCGAAGGCGCTCGGTATGCAGCCCGGCAGCGCCGTCTACAACGACATCGAGCAGTACACGCAGACCGACGCCACATGCCGGACCGGAGTGCTGGCGTTCGTCTCCGCCTGGACGAAGGAACTGCACCGGGTCGGCTATGTCTCGGGCGTCTACATGAACCTCAACTTCGGTGCGAAGCAGCTCTCCGACGTCTTCACGTCCACCTCCTACGCCCGTCCCGACGCGCTGTGGATCGCCCGCTTCGACGGGGTCGACTCGCTGAAGACCTGGACCGGCATCGCCGATTCCACGTGGGCGGTGCACCAGCGGGCCAAGCAGTTCAAGGGCGATCACGACGAGACCTACGGCGGCGTCACCATCAACATCGACACCGACCGGCTCGACGCGCCGGTCGCCACCGTGGCGTACACGTACACGGCGACGAGCTCCACCACGCTCAACGCCCGCACCGGCCCCTCGACCGGCTACCCCGCCGCCGCGTCGCACGCGCCCGGATCCGCCCTCAAGGTGGTGTGCCAGGCGCCCGGTTCCACCGTCGGCACCACCGCCGTATGGGACAAGCTCTCGGACGGCACCTACGTCACCGACTACTACGTCAGCACCCCGTCCAACACCGGATACAGCGCCCCGCTGCCGCGCTGCACCTACCCGTACCAGACCACCGCGGGCGGCGGCCTCGCCGAGCACACGGGCGCCGGCACCTCGTCCGCTGTCCGTGGCACGTCCCCCAACGGGTCTTTGGCGTGGATGGTCTGCCAGCGGTCCGGCTCGGCGGTCGGCACCACCAAGATCTGGGACCGGCTCGACAACGACCGCTATGTCTCGGACTACTACGTGGCCACACCCAGCAACACGACCTACAGCAAGCCGGCTCCGCGCTGCTGA
- a CDS encoding arsenate reductase family protein, which yields MEIWINPACSKCRSAIGLLDEEGATYTVRRYLEDVPSAEEIRAVLARLGLEPWDITRTQEAAAKELGLKDWARDDGSRERWIAALAQHPKLIQRPIITAEDGTAVVARTDEAVRDALGRS from the coding sequence ATGGAGATCTGGATCAATCCGGCCTGTTCCAAGTGCCGCAGCGCCATCGGCCTTCTCGACGAGGAAGGCGCCACGTACACCGTCCGGCGCTATCTGGAGGACGTGCCGAGTGCGGAGGAGATCCGGGCCGTCCTCGCGCGGCTCGGGCTCGAGCCGTGGGACATCACACGGACCCAGGAGGCCGCGGCGAAGGAGCTGGGGCTCAAGGACTGGGCGCGCGACGACGGTTCGCGGGAGCGGTGGATCGCGGCGCTCGCGCAGCACCCCAAGCTGATCCAGCGGCCGATCATCACGGCTGAGGACGGGACGGCCGTCGTGGCGCGTACGGACGAGGCGGTACGGGACGCACTCGGCCGGTCCTAG
- a CDS encoding winged helix-turn-helix transcriptional regulator, which translates to MGTVRRPGAYVCGIDAAMDVVGGKWKVLILWALNEQTCRFGELRRLVPGVTEKVLASHLRELEADGIVRREAHAEVPPRVEYSLTSLGVSLNDALAPLGAWGRENILAGSVDTHQPQA; encoded by the coding sequence ATGGGGACCGTACGGAGACCAGGGGCGTATGTCTGCGGGATCGACGCGGCGATGGATGTGGTCGGCGGGAAGTGGAAGGTACTGATCCTCTGGGCGCTCAACGAACAGACCTGCCGCTTCGGCGAGCTGCGCAGGCTGGTGCCGGGCGTGACCGAGAAGGTTCTCGCCTCTCATCTGCGGGAGTTGGAGGCGGACGGCATTGTGCGTCGCGAGGCCCATGCCGAGGTACCGCCTCGCGTCGAGTACTCGCTGACCTCGCTCGGGGTCTCACTCAACGACGCGCTGGCGCCGCTCGGCGCCTGGGGACGGGAGAACATACTCGCGGGCTCGGTGGACACTCACCAGCCACAGGCCTAG
- a CDS encoding GNAT family N-acetyltransferase, with amino-acid sequence MPAQTPLPVTLTGRHVRLEPLTMEHLGDLFAAGGGDDEVWRWQGGPTPHTQDELGSKLGELLEAAEHGTYIPFAVIHRGTGRAVGWTTFMDVDAENERLEIGWTWYGRASWRTAVNTEAKLLLLTHAFEELGMGRVQLKTDHMNQRSQAAIARLGARREGVLRRHRRRPDGTWRDTVYFSLLTEEWPAAKARLSARI; translated from the coding sequence ATGCCTGCCCAGACACCTTTGCCTGTGACACTGACCGGCCGCCATGTGCGCCTCGAACCGTTGACGATGGAGCATCTCGGCGACCTCTTCGCCGCGGGCGGCGGAGACGACGAGGTCTGGCGCTGGCAGGGCGGCCCGACGCCGCATACGCAGGACGAACTCGGCTCCAAGCTCGGTGAACTGCTTGAAGCCGCGGAGCACGGCACGTACATACCGTTCGCCGTCATCCATCGCGGGACCGGCCGGGCGGTCGGCTGGACCACGTTCATGGACGTCGACGCGGAGAACGAGCGTCTGGAGATCGGCTGGACCTGGTACGGGCGCGCGTCCTGGCGCACGGCCGTCAACACCGAGGCGAAGCTGCTGTTGCTGACGCACGCCTTCGAGGAGCTGGGCATGGGGCGCGTCCAGTTGAAGACGGACCATATGAACCAGCGGTCGCAGGCCGCCATCGCGCGTCTGGGTGCCCGGCGCGAGGGTGTGCTGCGCCGCCACCGCCGACGCCCGGACGGTACATGGCGGGACACCGTCTACTTCTCCCTCCTCACGGAGGAGTGGCCGGCCGCGAAGGCGCGCCTCAGCGCCCGGATCTGA
- a CDS encoding carboxymuconolactone decarboxylase family protein yields MTTTEINTPATARINFAKLAPKAFRAVIGLDAAAREGLDPTLVELVQVRSSQLNHCAYCLHMHTADARKAGESEERLHMTAVWREAKHFFTEKEQAALALTEAVTLVADGGVPDAVYAHAAAHFEEQELAHLLALIFTINTWNRIALATGKVAGTDER; encoded by the coding sequence ATGACGACGACAGAGATCAACACCCCGGCCACCGCCCGCATCAACTTCGCGAAGCTGGCCCCGAAAGCCTTCCGCGCCGTGATCGGCCTGGACGCCGCGGCCCGCGAGGGCCTGGACCCGACGCTGGTCGAACTGGTCCAGGTCCGCTCCTCGCAGCTCAACCACTGCGCGTACTGCCTGCACATGCACACCGCCGACGCGCGCAAGGCGGGCGAGAGCGAGGAGCGTCTGCACATGACTGCCGTCTGGCGGGAGGCGAAGCACTTCTTCACCGAGAAGGAACAGGCGGCGCTCGCCCTGACCGAGGCGGTCACCCTGGTCGCGGACGGCGGAGTGCCGGACGCGGTGTACGCCCACGCGGCTGCCCACTTCGAGGAGCAGGAGCTGGCTCACCTGCTCGCCCTGATCTTCACCATCAACACCTGGAACCGGATCGCGCTGGCCACGGGCAAGGTGGCGGGCACGGACGAGCGGTGA
- a CDS encoding HalD/BesD family halogenase, with product MSTLEAMTLDQVVDTARYPLPELESAEGQAVVARARRELSTLGCTVLPDFIRPSLRDVLQQECSAIAPRAYFDVETANVYNIAVDSALPEDHPGRRTFQRGNAFVARDRVPTDSLISLLYSHTVFQRFVARCFGLPQLHELADPLSGLVLNVVAPGMEHPWHFDTNEFTVSMLTRQAQDGGVFEYCPNIRSAHDESFDDVRDVLDGRGERLTRRLSLQPGDLQLFKGRYSLHRVSPVRGEVARHSAIFAYSERPGVIGSVARTRQLFGRVLPEHLAAEGRAVRGDRLLD from the coding sequence ATGAGCACTCTGGAAGCCATGACGCTCGACCAGGTGGTCGACACGGCTCGGTATCCCCTGCCGGAACTCGAGAGCGCCGAGGGGCAGGCCGTGGTTGCCCGTGCCCGGCGCGAACTGTCGACACTCGGCTGCACCGTACTGCCGGACTTCATCCGCCCGTCGCTCCGAGATGTCCTGCAACAGGAGTGCTCGGCCATCGCCCCCCGGGCATACTTCGACGTCGAAACGGCCAACGTCTACAACATCGCGGTGGACTCGGCTCTGCCGGAGGACCACCCCGGCCGGAGGACCTTCCAGCGGGGCAACGCGTTCGTCGCCCGGGACCGCGTCCCCACAGACTCCCTCATCAGCCTGCTCTACTCGCACACCGTGTTCCAGCGCTTCGTCGCCCGCTGCTTCGGACTGCCGCAGCTGCACGAGTTGGCCGACCCGCTCTCCGGGCTGGTTCTCAACGTCGTCGCGCCGGGTATGGAGCACCCCTGGCACTTCGACACCAACGAGTTCACCGTGAGCATGCTCACCCGGCAGGCACAGGACGGCGGTGTCTTCGAGTACTGCCCGAACATCAGGTCCGCGCACGACGAGAGCTTCGACGACGTCCGGGACGTACTGGACGGCCGGGGTGAGCGGCTGACCAGGCGCCTCTCCCTGCAACCCGGTGACCTGCAGCTGTTCAAGGGCCGCTACTCGCTGCACCGGGTGAGCCCCGTGCGGGGCGAGGTCGCGCGCCACTCCGCGATATTCGCGTACAGCGAGCGCCCCGGAGTCATCGGCAGCGTCGCACGGACCCGGCAGCTCTTCGGCCGGGTACTGCCCGAGCACCTGGCGGCCGAGGGCCGGGCCGTCCGGGGCGACCGACTGCTGGATTAG
- a CDS encoding MOSC domain-containing protein encodes MGITVQKLTYYPVKGCAGTEVDSARVGETGLEHDRTFMVVDASDGAFRSQRTLPAMAAIRPEIVDGGASLRLSADGVESVLLAVDPDGERRPVSMFGRAIGQGADQGDAAAEWFSEVLGAKSRLARVPSDFDRDGWGETPGKVGFADAHAVLVASQASLDGLNARIAERGAAPVPMDRFRPNIVLDGCAEPHAEDEMRRLEIGTVRLAYAARAMRCGVPLVDQLTGLRAGPEPIRTLATYRREPEYQNKVSFGMKAAVLGHGTLSVGDAAVPTWAPGAAA; translated from the coding sequence ATGGGGATCACTGTGCAGAAATTGACGTACTACCCGGTGAAGGGCTGCGCCGGTACGGAAGTCGACTCCGCCCGGGTCGGCGAGACGGGGCTCGAGCACGACCGTACCTTCATGGTCGTCGACGCCTCGGACGGTGCATTCCGCAGTCAGCGCACACTGCCCGCCATGGCCGCGATCCGGCCCGAGATCGTCGACGGAGGTGCGTCACTGCGGCTGTCCGCCGACGGGGTCGAGAGCGTGCTGCTGGCGGTCGACCCGGACGGCGAGCGGCGGCCGGTGAGCATGTTCGGGCGGGCCATCGGGCAGGGCGCGGATCAGGGGGATGCCGCCGCGGAGTGGTTCTCCGAGGTGCTGGGGGCGAAGTCCCGGCTGGCGCGGGTGCCTTCGGACTTCGACCGGGACGGCTGGGGCGAGACGCCGGGCAAGGTCGGGTTCGCGGACGCGCATGCCGTGCTGGTGGCGTCTCAGGCGTCGTTGGACGGACTGAACGCGCGGATCGCGGAGCGTGGCGCGGCTCCGGTGCCGATGGACCGCTTCCGGCCGAACATCGTCCTCGACGGCTGCGCGGAGCCGCACGCCGAGGACGAGATGCGACGGCTGGAGATCGGGACCGTCCGGCTCGCCTACGCGGCCCGGGCGATGCGGTGCGGTGTCCCGCTGGTCGACCAGCTCACAGGGCTCCGCGCAGGCCCCGAGCCGATCCGTACGCTCGCGACGTACCGACGGGAGCCGGAGTACCAGAACAAGGTCAGCTTCGGTATGAAGGCGGCGGTCCTCGGGCACGGGACGTTGAGCGTCGGCGATGCGGCAGTGCCGACGTGGGCGCCCGGGGCGGCTGCCTGA
- a CDS encoding class I SAM-dependent methyltransferase: MRFDATGKVSLDHIYTQPDPRSYFRLLRPLGYCVPQQAKPYFAKLIKEYRESQHVTVPKVLDIGCSYGINAALLKYDATMDELYARYDDKGREGESREALLARDRELSRSRRPAQPIRFVGLDTSGSALSYALEAGFLDDAVHADLEDHEPTPRQRAQFAGTDLVISTGCLGYVTERTLGRVIEAQGTHRPWMAHFVLRMFPFDPVERALAGLGYRTIRVEEVFKQRRFASSQEQALVLERMSAAGVDARGLEAEGWMYAQLFLSRPHDIPGPNDPNRERN, encoded by the coding sequence GTGCGTTTCGACGCGACCGGAAAAGTCTCGCTCGACCACATCTACACCCAGCCAGATCCCCGCAGCTATTTCCGCCTACTGCGCCCGCTCGGCTACTGCGTTCCGCAACAGGCCAAGCCCTACTTCGCGAAGCTCATCAAGGAGTACCGGGAGTCCCAGCACGTCACGGTGCCGAAAGTGCTGGACATCGGCTGCTCGTACGGAATCAACGCCGCCCTGCTGAAGTACGACGCGACGATGGACGAGCTGTACGCGCGCTACGACGACAAGGGTCGCGAGGGGGAGAGCCGCGAAGCCCTGCTGGCCCGCGACCGGGAGCTGTCCCGCTCGCGCCGACCCGCCCAGCCCATCCGCTTTGTCGGCCTCGACACCTCCGGCAGCGCGCTGTCCTACGCGCTCGAGGCCGGGTTCCTCGACGACGCGGTGCACGCCGACCTGGAGGACCACGAGCCCACACCGCGCCAGCGCGCCCAGTTCGCCGGGACGGACCTGGTGATCTCGACGGGCTGCCTCGGCTATGTCACCGAGCGGACGCTCGGACGAGTCATCGAGGCACAGGGCACCCACCGGCCCTGGATGGCGCACTTCGTGCTGCGGATGTTCCCGTTCGACCCCGTCGAGCGCGCACTGGCGGGGCTGGGCTACCGGACCATTCGTGTCGAAGAGGTATTCAAACAGCGGCGGTTCGCCTCTTCGCAGGAACAGGCGCTCGTACTCGAGCGCATGTCGGCCGCCGGAGTGGATGCGCGGGGCCTGGAAGCGGAAGGCTGGATGTACGCACAGCTCTTCCTTTCCCGGCCCCACGACATCCCAGGTCCCAACGATCCGAATCGAGAGCGGAATTGA
- a CDS encoding choline/carnitine O-acyltransferase: MTFAQEDSLPRVPLPTLEASCERFLAWSAPLLSADERAATEAEVAAFLRPDGPGRVLQAALEEYNATEGVHSWLDTFWPYRYLGRRDRIALNANFFFLFQDSGQAQVERAAGLIAGALNYKRQLDQELIPPVVQRGAPQSMVQNKFLFSTTRIPGAQQDTVRAPYTDQWPGPSDARHIVVFFRGNMFRLDVLGSDGVPHSLDDLEAGLCAVMKSGAEPAGADTSVGHLTTMARAEWAAARESLLARHPRNADALDDVETALFCVALEDFAPADTQDTCDQLLYGDRGNRWFDKAVSFIVFADGRAGINVEHCELDGTTILSFTDALLSAPAEEHSQQSGARSQGLPALEPIVFELDDALRAQVRSAADAFAAYGQNTATSTVSFADFGSSAIKALGVSPDAFVQVAYQLAHQRAKGHLGATYESIATRQYRHGRTEAMRVVTPEMGEFVAAMDDPATDADTRRAAFRAAAQGHVARAKECQAGQVPEQHLWELELIQRRRGAELGVTEQPALYRTPGWLTMRDDYLSTSSAPSENIQYFGFGSTSSRCIGVAYVLLPERFNLYLSTPLAVADQMRTFADRLREAVAELRELVSSEGSED; encoded by the coding sequence GTGACCTTCGCCCAGGAGGACAGCCTGCCGCGCGTGCCCCTGCCCACTCTGGAGGCGAGCTGTGAGAGGTTTCTCGCATGGTCCGCGCCGCTGCTGAGCGCCGACGAGCGGGCGGCGACCGAGGCTGAGGTGGCCGCCTTCCTCCGGCCGGACGGCCCCGGCCGGGTGCTGCAGGCGGCGCTGGAGGAGTACAACGCCACGGAGGGCGTGCACAGCTGGCTCGACACCTTCTGGCCCTACCGCTATCTGGGCCGCCGGGACCGGATCGCGCTCAACGCCAACTTCTTCTTCCTGTTCCAGGACTCCGGCCAGGCGCAGGTGGAGCGGGCGGCCGGGCTCATCGCCGGGGCTCTCAACTACAAGCGGCAGCTCGATCAGGAGCTCATTCCGCCGGTGGTGCAGCGCGGAGCGCCCCAGTCGATGGTGCAGAACAAGTTCCTGTTCTCCACCACCCGGATCCCCGGCGCGCAGCAGGACACCGTCCGCGCCCCCTACACCGACCAGTGGCCCGGCCCGTCCGACGCCCGGCACATCGTGGTGTTCTTCCGGGGCAACATGTTCCGGCTGGACGTGCTCGGCTCGGACGGTGTCCCGCACAGCCTGGACGACCTCGAGGCGGGGCTGTGCGCCGTGATGAAGTCCGGCGCCGAGCCGGCCGGCGCGGACACCTCGGTGGGCCATCTGACCACCATGGCCCGCGCGGAGTGGGCGGCCGCCCGCGAGTCCCTCCTCGCCCGCCACCCCCGCAACGCCGACGCGCTGGACGATGTCGAGACCGCGCTGTTCTGTGTGGCTCTGGAGGACTTCGCACCCGCGGACACCCAGGACACCTGTGACCAGCTGCTGTACGGCGACCGCGGCAACCGCTGGTTCGACAAGGCCGTGTCCTTCATCGTCTTCGCCGACGGCCGGGCGGGCATCAACGTCGAGCACTGCGAGCTGGACGGGACCACCATCCTCAGCTTCACCGACGCCTTGCTCAGCGCCCCGGCCGAGGAGCACTCACAGCAGTCCGGGGCCCGTTCCCAGGGGCTGCCGGCGCTGGAGCCGATCGTGTTCGAGCTGGACGACGCCCTGCGGGCCCAGGTGCGCTCCGCCGCCGACGCGTTCGCGGCGTACGGGCAGAACACCGCGACCAGCACCGTGTCGTTCGCGGACTTCGGCAGCAGCGCGATCAAGGCACTGGGGGTGTCGCCGGACGCGTTCGTCCAGGTCGCCTACCAGCTCGCCCACCAGCGCGCGAAGGGGCACCTGGGTGCCACGTACGAGTCGATCGCCACCCGGCAGTACCGGCACGGGCGGACCGAGGCGATGCGCGTCGTCACCCCCGAGATGGGGGAGTTCGTGGCGGCGATGGACGACCCGGCGACGGACGCGGACACCCGGCGCGCCGCGTTCCGGGCCGCCGCCCAGGGCCATGTGGCGCGCGCGAAGGAGTGCCAGGCGGGGCAGGTGCCCGAGCAGCACCTGTGGGAGCTGGAGCTGATCCAGCGGCGACGCGGGGCCGAACTCGGGGTGACCGAGCAGCCCGCGCTGTACCGGACGCCGGGCTGGCTGACGATGCGGGACGACTACCTGAGCACCAGCTCCGCGCCGTCCGAGAACATCCAGTACTTCGGCTTCGGCTCGACCAGCAGCAGGTGTATCGGTGTGGCGTATGTGCTGCTGCCCGAGCGCTTCAACCTCTACCTGAGCACGCCGCTGGCGGTGGCCGACCAGATGCGGACGTTCGCCGACCGGCTCCGGGAGGCGGTGGCCGAACTGCGGGAGCTGGTGTCGTCCGAGGGGTCGGAGGACTGA
- a CDS encoding LysR family transcriptional regulator, whose product METEAVRSFVRAAELGQLRHAADELGVTQQAVSKRIATLERELDVRLFTRTARGVELTLDGQAFLPHARNIITGVDRAITAIRPGSRALRIDVLGLRSAQAVVLHDYWRSHPETDLDVVTLRVNDPRVAVTAVQAGDIDASFRSVTDPATLPRDVQMIHAFDSPLELLVGPRHPLASARTLTPSQLRRHRIWVPGIAPRSEWAEFYDQLATDFDLRIDAAGPNFGNEVLLDILADSADVATLVGSRDRYIWPTNHDLRRIPIVNPTLAYPLSLIFPRANPHPGLRAIINHFGSLAPLPETAWLPSWATTPRRSDGSIEHTRRQRSLPAAHCRHD is encoded by the coding sequence ATGGAGACCGAGGCGGTGCGATCGTTCGTCCGCGCGGCCGAACTCGGACAGCTGCGACACGCGGCCGACGAGCTCGGCGTAACGCAACAGGCCGTGTCGAAGCGGATCGCAACCCTTGAGCGCGAACTCGACGTCCGGTTGTTCACCCGCACCGCCCGAGGGGTCGAGCTGACACTCGACGGCCAAGCTTTCCTCCCGCACGCCCGGAACATCATCACGGGTGTCGATCGCGCCATCACCGCGATCAGACCGGGCTCGCGGGCCCTTCGGATCGACGTGCTCGGCCTGAGATCCGCGCAGGCCGTCGTCCTGCACGACTATTGGCGGTCGCATCCCGAAACCGACCTCGACGTGGTGACCCTCAGGGTCAACGACCCGCGTGTGGCGGTCACCGCCGTCCAAGCAGGCGATATCGACGCCTCGTTCCGCTCGGTCACCGACCCGGCCACACTGCCGCGCGACGTGCAGATGATCCACGCGTTCGACTCCCCGCTGGAACTCCTCGTCGGCCCGAGGCACCCGCTCGCCTCCGCACGAACACTGACACCATCCCAGCTGCGCCGGCACCGGATCTGGGTGCCGGGTATCGCGCCGCGAAGCGAATGGGCAGAGTTCTACGATCAGCTCGCCACCGACTTCGACCTCCGGATCGACGCCGCGGGCCCGAACTTCGGCAACGAGGTACTCCTCGACATCCTCGCGGACTCCGCAGACGTGGCAACCCTCGTAGGCTCGCGCGACCGGTACATCTGGCCGACGAACCACGACCTACGGCGCATCCCGATCGTGAATCCGACGCTCGCATACCCGCTCTCGCTCATCTTCCCCCGAGCGAATCCACACCCAGGACTCCGGGCAATCATCAACCACTTCGGAAGCCTGGCACCGCTCCCCGAGACAGCCTGGCTCCCATCCTGGGCAACGACACCACGCCGCAGCGACGGGAGCATCGAACACACCCGACGCCAACGGTCGCTTCCAGCAGCACACTGCCGACACGACTAG
- a CDS encoding GNAT family N-acetyltransferase, whose product MNSAELVFRRADDSDAADIADVWLRSFTAALPTVRRAHSDDEVRDWFSYVVVPQYETWVVVAEGAVVGLLVLDGGELEQLYLDPSWRGRGVGDRFVELAKRQRPDGLGLWTFQVNGPAQRFYERHGFIAVERTDGLRNEEHEPDIRYAWQPQE is encoded by the coding sequence GTGAACAGTGCTGAGCTTGTCTTTCGGCGTGCGGATGACTCCGATGCGGCCGACATAGCCGATGTGTGGCTGCGTTCCTTCACCGCTGCGCTGCCGACCGTGCGCCGCGCGCACAGCGACGATGAGGTGCGGGACTGGTTCTCCTACGTGGTCGTGCCTCAGTACGAGACCTGGGTAGTCGTCGCCGAGGGCGCCGTGGTCGGGCTCCTGGTACTCGATGGCGGAGAACTGGAACAGCTTTACCTCGATCCGTCGTGGCGCGGCCGGGGTGTGGGCGACCGGTTCGTCGAGTTGGCCAAGCGGCAGCGGCCCGATGGACTGGGGTTGTGGACGTTCCAGGTCAATGGACCAGCGCAACGGTTCTACGAGCGGCACGGCTTCATCGCAGTTGAGCGCACTGACGGACTGCGCAATGAGGAACATGAGCCGGACATTCGCTACGCCTGGCAGCCCCAGGAGTAG